Below is a window of Diaminobutyricibacter sp. McL0608 DNA.
CTCTCCGGCCATCGCTTTAGACCGCCAGTCTAAACCACGGGTCTAAAACCATCAATGGCGCAGTACCACTTCAGATGGATTTGTTCAGTCCGCCGATTGGACGACGACCGGCCGAGTTTCACGGCTCGACGTCGACCATCTCGCCGGAACTTTACGCCCTCGCGATCACGGCGCAGGAGGGTCAGTAGTCGTATCGAAAAGGTGCCCGAGGTGGGCGTCGGGTTCCGCGAGCGTGAGCACGACGTCTCCTGCTTGCAATCGGGTTGATCCACGCACCTGGAGCATCCGCCCGCCTCGGTTGACCATACTGATCCACCCGTCCTCGCCGAGGTCGAGCGCTTCGATCGTCGACCCGTCGGCGACGGAGCCACCGGAGACGGTGAGCCGGTGGAGACCGGTGGGCTCTTCGTTGAAGCGCAGGCCGAGCGACCAGGGCTCCGGCTCGACGACGCGCATCTGCACTCCGAAGAGTCGCGCGAACAGAGGGATCAGCCCGCCCTGCAAGACCACGGAGACCAGAACGACGATGAAGATCAGAGCGTAGATCCGGGAGGCGTGGGGAACGTCTGCGGTGATGATGAACATGCCGAGGAGGATCGGCACCGCCCCTTTCAATCCGGCCCACACGATGAAGCCGCGCTCTCCCCAGCGCAGTCGGGTCGGAACCAGAAGGAGTCCGACGAAGATCGGTCGGATGACGAAGATGATCAGGGCGGCAATGCCGAGCCCGGTCCACAGGATTCCCGGGTCGAATGCGTCCTTCAGCGAGACGCTCAGCCCGAGGACGACGAACACGATGATCTCGGCGAGGCTTGCGATCCCGCCGCTGAAACGCTCGATCTCGCGTTTGTAGGGGGCCCGGCCGTCGCCGATCACGATTCCCGCGAGGAACACTGCGAGAAAGCCGGACCCGTGAAGGATCGTCGCGGCCGCATAGATGAGGGCAGCAAACGCGATCGCCCGGAGGGAATAGAGCGCCTCGCTCGGCAGCGCGACCTTCCGTGTCAGCTTCATGAGCGCCCAGCCGCCGACGAGGCCGACCACGGAGCCGACCACCATCTGTAGAGCGAACTCGCCCGCGCCGGCAAGCAGCCCAACCAGGCCGGTGCCGGTCCCGGTCGCAGCCAGAAGGCTCACCATCAGTGCGATCCCGACAGGGTCGTTCGCCCCCGACTCGCCCTCGAGTATCGTTCCTGTGCGCCCTGCGATCTCACGTTTGCCCAGAACAGAGAAGACGACGGCCGGATCAGTTGGCGACAGCGCGGTGCCGACGAGCAACGACGCCTGCCACGAGAAGCCGAAAAAGAAGTGCGCGGCCAGTGCGATCCCCGTCGCGGTGAGCGCGGTGCCGATGATGCCGACGACGGTTATGGTGCCTGCGGAGGCGCGGAATCGGCGCCAGCCGATGTGCATCCCGCCGTCGAAGAGGACGAAGACAAGCGCGACCGTCACGATCCGTTCGTTGACGACGTTCGAGACGGTACCGAGAACCGGGAAGAGCGTGGATGCCGCCGACGCGGCCAGCAGGAACAGCGCCGGTGCCGGAACCCGGATCCACGCACTCAGACGGCTCGACATCACTGCCGCGATCAAAGCCGCCGCAGCGACAAAGACCACCACACTGAACGGCTCGATGTCGATCACGAGCTGGCGACCCAGCAGCTACCGAAACCCGCCATGCCGTCCTCCCAGTCAAGGCGCACCAACCAGACGCCGACCAGACTTCCCGGCACACCTGACCCGACACTCAGCATCGCGACACGACCACGCTACTCCCAGACCGCGTCTCGGCCGCCGAGTTCCGAGGCTTCGTCCAATAGAGGTGCACGCGCACGCTCGTTGGCCTCAGTTGCTCTGGCACGCCGGCGGGTAAATGTCCGGTGGCAGCACATTCTGCTCGCACACGGTGACCCTGTCGACCAGGGTCCAGCCGCCCTCGACCCATTTGAAGATCTGGGTCGTCTCACTCTGCGGGTGCGAGACACCGGCTGCAGCCCAGATCCCCGAGCAGAAGATCTCACTGACCGTCCCCTCGCGTCCCGCCTTGGTCAATTCGGCCTGCAACTGTTCGACCGTGCATTGAGGGGATGCCGCAGCCGAGGCTGTAGGCGAGGGAGTCGGAACCGCGGACTCTGTCGATGGGGATCCACCGTAGACGATCGCGCCGGTCGGCCCGTCGATCTCGCCGAGGTGCGACCAGGTCGTGCCGTCAGTGCTCGACATGACGGATGAGCTGATGGCGGCATTCTGCGGATTGGGGGATCCCGCGATCCAGGTCGTGGCAATCCAGTGCCCGCCTCCAAACCCGACGGATTCGATCAAGTCCTGTGCGAAAGCGTCGGGGTACCCTGTCGCCCATCGAATTCCGTCGGGGCTCAGGGACGTCGCGCCACCGGGCTGCGACCCGGTCCGGTTCGACGCGATCAACCAGGCGCTGTCGCCGGGTGCGAGGTGCCCGTTCGAAACACCGGTGATCGAATCGTCGTTCTGGGTCGTCCAGTCGATTCCGTTCTGGCTTTCGAAAGTGATGAGCGGGGACTTCTGGATGCTGCCAGCGAGCGCTATCCATTTCCCGTCGTGGAAGCCGACCGAGAGGAACCCCTCCAGGTAGTAGGACTTGATGTAGTCGGTGATCGTGGTCAGGGTCCAGGTGCTGGTGTCGGTACTGGTGTAGATGTAGCCGACATGGGCGTAGAGCGTCTGGCCGTTCGTCGCGATCTCGGGATCCGGTGATCCGACGGCGACCCACCGGCCGTCGCCGAAGGCGACGCCGGTGAGGTGGCCCGATACCGTTGCGACTCTCATCCAGGTGTGCAGGTCGGAACTGCTGAAGATGTCGGACTGCGACGCCTCGGTCTGGATCGGGTCGGCTACCGCGATCCAGCGATCGCCTCCCCACGTGAGTCCGGTGACCAATTCGTCGGGGATGACGCCAACCGGGCTCCAGACGGTTCCGGCCGCACTCGTCTCGATCGTCGTCTGGTCGACGATGCTGTTGCCGGACGATGAGGTCAGCGCTGCGGCGACCCATTCGCCGCTTCCGATGCCGACGGGCTGTGCATAGACCGCGCCGGTTCCGACGTCGACGAGCGTGAGCGAGTGGACCGCTTTTCCGGGTTGCACGGCGATCACGCCTGTCGGCGCATACCCGGGCCATGCTGGTCCGGTGATGTGCGCGGATGGGACCGCAAAGAGCTGGGGCGGTGTCAGTGGGTTGCCGCAATTGCATTTGACGCGTGGCGTCCCTGTCGCATCCACCATGACTGCGGTGCCGGCCTGGAGGACGGACAGCAACGATGTCGCCGATCCTTTGTGGTAGCCGTGATTACCGACCAGGGTGTCGCTGTTGAGCAGGACCGGCGTCAGGGCAGCCACATATTTCGGGATGTCCGCCGCGGCGATCCCGAGGACGTGCGCCCAAGCCGCTGCCTTCTTCGGATTCGCTTGAAGGAATTTCACGAGCTGCTGGGGATCGCAGACCTGGGTGTTGCCGCTGCCGCCATAAAGTCCGGGTGTCGTGCCGGTGGCCACCGGGGTCTTCGTGTTGCTTGCGACCGGCAGCGTGGTGCGTAGTTGGGCGCTCTTCCTGGCCACTGTCGGGTCCGTCGCAGGGGTGGCGCCCTTCGCCACCGAGTTCGTGAACGGGTTGGGTCCTCGGGTCGCCGAGGGGATCAGGGTCACCGACGCGGCGGATGCGTTCCCCATCGCGACGATGACGATCACGGAGGCGGCAACGAGGAGCAGCACGGCGGCAATGCCCCCGGCAATCCACCCGCGTCGACGTGGAGCGCTCCCTGGCGCCGATCCAGCGTCGGAGGAGTTCGGCGGGACAGCAGAATTCATGGTGCGACTCCTTCGCACAAGGTCCGCCGCGAAGTGCGGACATCCGAACGCTACTCCCCGACGTCACCTCGACGGAAGGCGTACCTGATTTTTCCTCAGCTTATACATGGCGGGGTCGCAGCCGCCTGTCTGCTGCGTCTCGTAACGAGTGCGGTGGGGCGCACAGGGTGCAGACGTATCAAGAGGCCGCACTCTCGGCACGTGGCCTGAATTTGACGAGCTCAGTGCCCCGCGGTCGCCGGCCGCAGCCGCGTTTCTTCCGCGTCGAGTAGCCCTTCGGCACGCGCAAGGATTCGAGAAGGGTACGTGCCGCTCCTGCGCGCGCCCAGCAGCTTCGAGCGTTCGGCCGCGATCACGGCGAGTCGCAGCTCGCGATAGGTGCGATTCGGATTCTCGTTAGGGTCCGACACGGACTCGCGAGCGCGCTCCCAGGCAGCTTCGGCTCGCAGGAACGACGACTGCCGCACCCTCTCGATAATGTCGGGATCGACAGGGTGGCCGACGATCTCAGACGTGTCCTCGAGTACGACGAGCCCTGCGTAACTGAGTTCGTCGAGGAGCTTCGCGAGCTCGCGCGTGTCCTCAACGTCGTCCGCTCCTCGAATCTTCAGCACTCGGATCAGGGCAGGAAGCGTGCCACCTTGTCCGACCAGAGTGACGACCGCGACGGTGAAAGCAATAAGGATGAGCTGGGAACGGTACGGAGTGTCTTCGGGCAACGATTGGGCTGCAGCAAGGGTGACGACGCCGCGCATTCCCGACCAGCCGAGAACCACTCCCCCGCGCCAGTCGATCCGTTCGCTTCGCCCGTGCTCGAGGTCCGCTCGCCGAATCGCGTAGATACGTTTCGCGCGTTTTCGCCGCTCGCCGCGCAAGGCCGTCTTTCTCTCCGGGGATTGGTCGAGCGCGAGCCGAAGCCGCAAGGTGGACTTCTCCGCGCGCTGTGAACGCCACTTCAACGACAGCACCATCGGTCCGATCCACGCGAATCGCAAGACGATGAGTGCGAGGACCGCAATCAGGCCGATTCCGATCGATGCGCCGACGGTCAAGACGGTCGGGTCGACGTGTTCGAGCAGTGTGCGAAGCTCCAAACCGATGACCAGGAAGACGGCACTCTCGAGGAGGAACTGGATGGTACGCCAGTTGATGCCGTCGCTGATCCTCGCTTGCGGTGACAGCCGGCGCGGGGCGACGTGACCGGTGTACAGGCCCGCGACCACGACGGCGAGCACCCCGGATGCGTGAAGGGCTTCGGCCGGCATGAAGGCGATGAACGGTACTGCAATCGAAATCGCGGTGTCCAGGACGGAGTCCGAGAGCTTCGACCGCACGTACACGGTCACCATCCCGGCTACCAGTCCGACGACGATGGCTACCACGACGGCGTAGAGGAAATCGGCGCCGATCGCCCAGGGGCTCAGAACGCCGCCGGCCGCCGCTGCGACCGCAGACCGCAACAGCACGAGCGCCGTAGCGTCGTTGACAAGTCCTTCGCCTTCGAGAACGGTCAGAATTCGCGGTGGAAGTCCGAGACGACGGCCGATCGAGGTCGCCGCCACCGCATCGGGAGGGCTGATGATCGCACCGAGGGCGATGGCCGCAGCGAGGTTCAGATCGGGCAGCATCGCAAACAGCAGGAACCCCACGGCGAAGGCGGTCACCACGACCAGTGCGACCGAGAGGCTGGCGATCGTGCCGAGGTTGCGGCGGAAGTCGATCATCGGCACGCTGATCGCCGCTGCGTACAGGATGGGCGGGAGCACGCCGTCGAGCACCCATTCGTGCGGCACTTCGATCAACGGCACGCCGGGCAGGTAGGAAAGACCGACGCCGACGAGAACCAGAGCGATCGGGGCAGCCACGCCGAAACGTTTCGACAATGCCGCGACGCCCACCAGGATCACGATTCCTGCAACGGCTATGTACCCGAATTCCATCCGACAAGCCTACGGGCCAAGCGTGGATGCAGGATGCTTACGTTTTAGTGATCAATATGTCAGGGGCCGCTCAGCCGCGCAGATCGCGGCGGCGGAAGACGAGAACGGCCGCTACTGCCAGCAGGATGCTGATCGCCACCAGCAGGAGGATGTACCCGCCCTGTGCCCCGTGAGTGAGCGGGTTCGAGGAGTTGTAGTAATACCAGGGGCTGAACTTCTGCCCTGCCGCAAGGTTCGAGTCGAGCGGAAGGAACGTGTTCGCCGCGAACGCCAGCACTGCCGCGAGCGTGGACCCCAGGGTTGCGACCCTCTTGCTTCCCGTGGCGGCGCCCAGAAGAAAGGCCAACGCACCGAAGAGGAGGCCGAAGACGAAGGCGTGAGCGGCGACGCCGATGATCCCTGCCAGGCTCAGCCCGAGGTTTCCGATGACGTTGCCGAGCACCAGGCCGAGTCCGATGCAGATCGAGACGATGAGCACCGAGATCGCCATCGCGACCATGGTTGCCACGAGGAAGGTGCTTCGGTTGACGGGTGCGCTCAGGGTGAGCCCGAGGGTCTTCTTCTCTTCTTCACCCGCCGATGACGCGGCGGCGCTCATGATGGCGACGACGATGACGGCGGCCGGCGCCACCAGCGAGAGCAGTTCGGCATTGGCCCATCCGGCCGGTGTCGACAGATCGGTTCCGCCGGAGATCGCCTTGACGAGATCGACCATCGATTGCGGTAGGTTGCGGAACACGTCGCGAAGGGGTGGCCAGAGCACGCCGAGTACGGCGCCGATCGCGAGCATGTAGAACGAAGCGGCGCCGACGACCTGGGTGCGATCTTTTACTGCCTTTCCGATCAGCGCCGACACCGTCGCGCGCGGGATCGGCGCGGCAGTCGGTCGTTCGTGCGGGGGAACCACGGTGGTTGTCACGGTGTCTATCCCTTCAGATCACGTCGGGCGAAGCCGACATAGGCGACGGCCACGGCCACGGCGGCGATCACTGCGAGCACCAGGATGTGCCAGCCGTCGATGCCGTTGGTGAGCGGGTTGCTTCCGGCGAAGTAGAACCAGGGGCTGAGCTTCGCCCAGTCGGCGAGATTCGCCAGCGGGAGCATCGCGTTCGCCACGTAGGCGGCGACCGCAAGGCCGCCGGCGATTCCTGAGGCGAGTCCGGGGTTGCCGCTGACGGCGCCCACCGCGACGGCGACCGCACCGAACATGATGGCCAGGAAGAGGAGATGGACACAGATCGCGGTCAAGCCGGCCAGATCGAGTCCGATGTCATAGCTCGCCGAGGCGATCGCGACGCCGGCCCAGAGCAGAATGGCGGAGCCGATGAGTGCCGCGAGGAGGGCGAGCGCCTTCGACGTCACGATCGACGAACGGGTCACCGGCTGCGCCGTGAGGATCGACATCGTGCCTGTGTCTTCTTCGCCCGCGATCGTGGATCCGCCGACGACCACCGCGTACCCGACCATCGCAGCCGGCACGATGAGGTTGAAGAGCTCACCGACCGCGTATCCACCCGCGCTCCCCCCGCCGATGAACGCCGTCACCTGCGGCGGAAAGCCGTTGGTGAGATCTGCGATCGCATTGCTCATGCCCGCCGTGATCGCGAAGATGAACACGCCCATTCCCCCGATGACGATTCCCAGGGCGAGTGCGGACCAGCGGCGCTCTTTCACTTCGTGGCCGAACAGTTCAGCGAACATGGGCCGCGCTCTCACTTTCGCGCTGAACGTTCTCGATCGTTCCCGCATCCAGCCCCGAGTCCGGGCGGTAGAACGCCAGGAAGATCTCCTCCAGATCCGCTTCCCGGCTCGTCAGGTTGAGCACCTCACGCGACGTAGCGGCACGCAACAGTTCGGTCACCGCGCCCTCGTACGAAACGTGGGCGTGAACGCCATCGATCGTCACCTCGCGCACACCCGGGACGCCGGTGAAGAGGTCGGAAGAGACCGGATGCGCGAACTCGAAGTCGAGCCGGCGGATCGCCTTGCGCTTGAGTGCGTCGATGCGCTCCACCACGATCAGTTTTCCGTTGCGGATGATGCCGACCCGATCGGCGATCCGTTCCACCTCGGACAGCGTGTGTGACGACAGGAAAACGGTGCTGCCCGCATCCCGCGCCTCGGCGAGCAGTTTCAGGAACTCCTGCTGCATGAGCGGGTCGAGGCCCGCGTTCGGTTCATCGAGGATCAGCAGCTCCGGACGGTGCATGAAGGCCTGGATGAGCCCGATCTTCTGCCTGTTGCCGGTCGAGTACTCCTTGACCTTCTTCGACAGATCGGCCTGGAGCCGTTCGACGAGCTCGTCGATGTACGCCTGCTCGACACCGCCGCGGAGTCGGGCGAAGTACCGGATCGTCTCGGCTCCCGTCATGTTGGGATAGAGCGCGAGGTCTCCCGGGATGTAGCCCACCCGACGCCTGATCGCGAGACTGTCGGTGTGGCTGTCGAGCCCGAGCACGGTCGCCGATCCTGCGGTGGGCCTGATCTGGTCGATCAGGGTGCGGATCGTCGTCGATTTGCCCGCGCCATTGGGCCCGAGAAATCCGAATACCTCGCCCACGTGCACGTCGAGATTCACATCGTCGAGGGCGACCAGGTCCCCGTAGTTCTTCGTCAACCCATGCGTGAGAATCGCCGAGTCAGTCATTTTCATTTCCTTCTGTCTCCGTAGTAGGAACTGCTGGCGTGGGGCCAGGGGGATCGTTCAAGGCGTCTTGGATGGACGACAACATGGAGTCGTCGGTGTAGACACCATGGGTGTACAGCTCAAGTGACGGCATCGCCATGCGACGCATCACCTCGGGATTCAATGACTCATGGCCGAGGACCCGGGCTATCGCGGGAGGCATCGTGAGAAGCGACAGGCTCAGCAGCATCGTCAGCACCGACATCGCTCTCAGATCGGCGGTCGGACGAACCGAGCCATCCGCAATCCCGGCGCTCAACAGGTCTTCGGACTCCGTCACCAGGGCAGCGACGAACTTGTCGGCGGACGGCGAATCCTCGTTGATCGCCCGCACCATGTATTGCACCTGCTCGTGGAACTCCGAGGGATCGGCCAGATAGTCGCGGATACCGTTGCGCACGGTGGCGGGCTGCGCGTCATCGCGCGCGCGCCGCAGCAGGGCGTTCAGGACGTATACGTCACAGACCTCCTGCAGTCCGGCCTTGCTCCCGAAATGGTGAATGACCAGAGCAGGACTCACCCCCGCCTTCGACGCAATGTCGCGCACGTTCGCCTTCGAAAACCCCACCGACGCGAACTCGGCGATCGCGGCATTTCGAATTCTCGCCTGCGCAGTCAGATCTCCGGAAGGAGGTCTCTCCTGTCGCGCTGTACCCATGTTCACCATACTAAACCCTTGTTCAGTCGAGCGCGACAATCCTCACGATTCCCGTCCTCGGACGACGTACTCTTAGCTCAGGTGCGCATCGCGCGGCGAGAGGGGATGTTGATGTCCGAGATCGACCTGAGTCAGCCGGAGATCGTCCTCACACCCCCACCAGCCGTCCCCGAGGTGAAGGGCGACCAGGCGGTCGGGATGGTCGCGCTGCCGCCGGAGAAGCGCGCCGAACTGGAGCAGAAGGCCGAAGAGTTCGTCAACGGGTTGGCATCGGAAGAGCCGGGCAGCCCCGAGTTCACCCGCAGAGTCGATGACATCGCGCGGATGGGAGAGCAGGAGATCCGGTCGTCGGCTGAGGTCTCGAACCGGATGCTCGAGCGGCCGTCCTCGTCGCTCGCCTCGGCTCGCGGACGCGGAGCCCCGTCGGACCCGCAGGCCCAGGTGGCACGGACGCTGCAGGACCTGCGTACCACGATCACGGATCTCGATCCCGGGCACGCCGACCTGGCCGGCCCGAAGGGGGTCCTTGGGCGCATCCCAGGCGGACGCAAGCTGATGCACTATTTCGAGCGGTACCAGCCGGCCCAGAAGCAGCTGGATGCGATCATCCGCGCCCTCATCTCGGGGCAGGACGAGTTGCTGAAGGACAACGCCGCAATCGAGCTGGAGCGGGCGAAGCTCTGGACGACGATGGGGAAACTGGGCGAATACGTCACTCTGGCCGCAGCCCTCGACGACGCGACGGCAGCTCGGGCGGCCGCCCTGCGCGCCACAGACCCGCGGATGGCGGATGCGCTCACAGCCGACGCGCTCTTTCCGATCCGGCAGCGCCGGCAGGACCTCACCACGCAGATCGCCGTCTCCGTGCAGGGCTACCTCGCGCTCGACGTGGTCCGCAGGAACAACCTGGAACTGATCAAGGGCGTCGAACGCGCGAGGACCACCACCGTCTCGGCGCTCCGAACCGCAGTCGTCGTCGCCCAGGCGCTCGCCAACCAGCGGCTGGTGCTCGACCAGATCACTGCGCTGAACGACGCGACGAACGCGATGATCGACCGCACGAG
It encodes the following:
- a CDS encoding cation:proton antiporter produces the protein MEFGYIAVAGIVILVGVAALSKRFGVAAPIALVLVGVGLSYLPGVPLIEVPHEWVLDGVLPPILYAAAISVPMIDFRRNLGTIASLSVALVVVTAFAVGFLLFAMLPDLNLAAAIALGAIISPPDAVAATSIGRRLGLPPRILTVLEGEGLVNDATALVLLRSAVAAAAGGVLSPWAIGADFLYAVVVAIVVGLVAGMVTVYVRSKLSDSVLDTAISIAVPFIAFMPAEALHASGVLAVVVAGLYTGHVAPRRLSPQARISDGINWRTIQFLLESAVFLVIGLELRTLLEHVDPTVLTVGASIGIGLIAVLALIVLRFAWIGPMVLSLKWRSQRAEKSTLRLRLALDQSPERKTALRGERRKRAKRIYAIRRADLEHGRSERIDWRGGVVLGWSGMRGVVTLAAAQSLPEDTPYRSQLILIAFTVAVVTLVGQGGTLPALIRVLKIRGADDVEDTRELAKLLDELSYAGLVVLEDTSEIVGHPVDPDIIERVRQSSFLRAEAAWERARESVSDPNENPNRTYRELRLAVIAAERSKLLGARRSGTYPSRILARAEGLLDAEETRLRPATAGH
- a CDS encoding ABC transporter permease subunit; the protein is MTTTVVPPHERPTAAPIPRATVSALIGKAVKDRTQVVGAASFYMLAIGAVLGVLWPPLRDVFRNLPQSMVDLVKAISGGTDLSTPAGWANAELLSLVAPAAVIVVAIMSAAASSAGEEEKKTLGLTLSAPVNRSTFLVATMVAMAISVLIVSICIGLGLVLGNVIGNLGLSLAGIIGVAAHAFVFGLLFGALAFLLGAATGSKRVATLGSTLAAVLAFAANTFLPLDSNLAAGQKFSPWYYYNSSNPLTHGAQGGYILLLVAISILLAVAAVLVFRRRDLRG
- a CDS encoding ABC transporter ATP-binding protein; protein product: MTDSAILTHGLTKNYGDLVALDDVNLDVHVGEVFGFLGPNGAGKSTTIRTLIDQIRPTAGSATVLGLDSHTDSLAIRRRVGYIPGDLALYPNMTGAETIRYFARLRGGVEQAYIDELVERLQADLSKKVKEYSTGNRQKIGLIQAFMHRPELLILDEPNAGLDPLMQQEFLKLLAEARDAGSTVFLSSHTLSEVERIADRVGIIRNGKLIVVERIDALKRKAIRRLDFEFAHPVSSDLFTGVPGVREVTIDGVHAHVSYEGAVTELLRAATSREVLNLTSREADLEEIFLAFYRPDSGLDAGTIENVQRESESAAHVR
- a CDS encoding TetR/AcrR family transcriptional regulator, producing the protein MGTARQERPPSGDLTAQARIRNAAIAEFASVGFSKANVRDIASKAGVSPALVIHHFGSKAGLQEVCDVYVLNALLRRARDDAQPATVRNGIRDYLADPSEFHEQVQYMVRAINEDSPSADKFVAALVTESEDLLSAGIADGSVRPTADLRAMSVLTMLLSLSLLTMPPAIARVLGHESLNPEVMRRMAMPSLELYTHGVYTDDSMLSSIQDALNDPPGPTPAVPTTETEGNEND
- a CDS encoding toxic anion resistance protein codes for the protein MSEIDLSQPEIVLTPPPAVPEVKGDQAVGMVALPPEKRAELEQKAEEFVNGLASEEPGSPEFTRRVDDIARMGEQEIRSSAEVSNRMLERPSSSLASARGRGAPSDPQAQVARTLQDLRTTITDLDPGHADLAGPKGVLGRIPGGRKLMHYFERYQPAQKQLDAIIRALISGQDELLKDNAAIELERAKLWTTMGKLGEYVTLAAALDDATAARAAALRATDPRMADALTADALFPIRQRRQDLTTQIAVSVQGYLALDVVRRNNLELIKGVERARTTTVSALRTAVVVAQALANQRLVLDQITALNDATNAMIDRTSELLKQQTTLVHEGAASSGVSVETLQHAFDNVFATMDAIDGYRAKAVETMAVTVDALEKQVARSRSYLDRSHSGAN
- a CDS encoding ABC transporter permease subunit — translated: MFAELFGHEVKERRWSALALGIVIGGMGVFIFAITAGMSNAIADLTNGFPPQVTAFIGGGSAGGYAVGELFNLIVPAAMVGYAVVVGGSTIAGEEDTGTMSILTAQPVTRSSIVTSKALALLAALIGSAILLWAGVAIASASYDIGLDLAGLTAICVHLLFLAIMFGAVAVAVGAVSGNPGLASGIAGGLAVAAYVANAMLPLANLADWAKLSPWFYFAGSNPLTNGIDGWHILVLAVIAAVAVAVAYVGFARRDLKG
- a CDS encoding cation:proton antiporter domain-containing protein translates to MIDIEPFSVVVFVAAAALIAAVMSSRLSAWIRVPAPALFLLAASAASTLFPVLGTVSNVVNERIVTVALVFVLFDGGMHIGWRRFRASAGTITVVGIIGTALTATGIALAAHFFFGFSWQASLLVGTALSPTDPAVVFSVLGKREIAGRTGTILEGESGANDPVGIALMVSLLAATGTGTGLVGLLAGAGEFALQMVVGSVVGLVGGWALMKLTRKVALPSEALYSLRAIAFAALIYAAATILHGSGFLAVFLAGIVIGDGRAPYKREIERFSGGIASLAEIIVFVVLGLSVSLKDAFDPGILWTGLGIAALIIFVIRPIFVGLLLVPTRLRWGERGFIVWAGLKGAVPILLGMFIITADVPHASRIYALIFIVVLVSVVLQGGLIPLFARLFGVQMRVVEPEPWSLGLRFNEEPTGLHRLTVSGGSVADGSTIEALDLGEDGWISMVNRGGRMLQVRGSTRLQAGDVVLTLAEPDAHLGHLFDTTTDPPAP
- a CDS encoding DUF6777 domain-containing protein — its product is MNSAVPPNSSDAGSAPGSAPRRRGWIAGGIAAVLLLVAASVIVIVAMGNASAASVTLIPSATRGPNPFTNSVAKGATPATDPTVARKSAQLRTTLPVASNTKTPVATGTTPGLYGGSGNTQVCDPQQLVKFLQANPKKAAAWAHVLGIAAADIPKYVAALTPVLLNSDTLVGNHGYHKGSATSLLSVLQAGTAVMVDATGTPRVKCNCGNPLTPPQLFAVPSAHITGPAWPGYAPTGVIAVQPGKAVHSLTLVDVGTGAVYAQPVGIGSGEWVAAALTSSSGNSIVDQTTIETSAAGTVWSPVGVIPDELVTGLTWGGDRWIAVADPIQTEASQSDIFSSSDLHTWMRVATVSGHLTGVAFGDGRWVAVGSPDPEIATNGQTLYAHVGYIYTSTDTSTWTLTTITDYIKSYYLEGFLSVGFHDGKWIALAGSIQKSPLITFESQNGIDWTTQNDDSITGVSNGHLAPGDSAWLIASNRTGSQPGGATSLSPDGIRWATGYPDAFAQDLIESVGFGGGHWIATTWIAGSPNPQNAAISSSVMSSTDGTTWSHLGEIDGPTGAIVYGGSPSTESAVPTPSPTASAAASPQCTVEQLQAELTKAGREGTVSEIFCSGIWAAAGVSHPQSETTQIFKWVEGGWTLVDRVTVCEQNVLPPDIYPPACQSN